A region from the Pirellulales bacterium genome encodes:
- a CDS encoding SDR family NAD(P)-dependent oxidoreductase — MAHRTIPGSRSLITGASGGIGRAIAIELARQGSRVVLIARREEQLKRVAAEISAAGGQVECVTGDVTDLAVRRAALDRAQERFGGLDILVNNAGIGAYGRFDEADPARLRRLFEVNFFAAVELTREALPLLKQGDRPIVVNIGSILGHFATPRTSEYCATKFALRGFTDSLRAELSKLGIDVLLVSPGTTETEFSEHVVERTSGTLWPEQRGVSADAVARATVRAIRKGRHETIPNSLGRLICALNRLFPGVVRRILARYG; from the coding sequence GTGGCTCATCGCACCATCCCTGGTTCTCGATCACTCATCACGGGCGCCTCCGGAGGGATCGGCCGGGCGATTGCAATTGAATTGGCCCGACAAGGATCGCGTGTCGTGCTGATCGCGCGGCGTGAGGAACAACTCAAACGAGTTGCCGCCGAGATTTCCGCAGCGGGCGGACAAGTGGAATGCGTAACCGGCGACGTGACCGATCTGGCCGTGCGACGAGCCGCGCTCGACCGAGCACAAGAGCGATTCGGCGGTCTCGATATCCTCGTGAACAACGCCGGGATCGGCGCCTACGGCCGCTTCGATGAGGCGGATCCCGCGCGGCTGCGGCGGCTGTTTGAGGTCAATTTCTTTGCCGCGGTCGAATTGACCCGCGAGGCCTTGCCGCTCCTAAAGCAAGGCGATCGGCCGATTGTCGTCAACATCGGCTCGATCCTCGGTCATTTCGCCACGCCGCGAACCAGCGAATACTGCGCGACCAAGTTCGCTCTGCGCGGTTTCACGGATTCGCTGCGGGCGGAGCTGTCCAAGCTTGGCATCGACGTGCTCTTGGTGAGCCCCGGCACGACCGAGACCGAATTTTCCGAGCACGTCGTCGAGCGCACCAGCGGCACGCTCTGGCCGGAGCAACGGGGAGTTTCGGCTGACGCGGTCGCTCGAGCCACCGTGCGAGCCATCCGCAAGGGCCGCCACGAGACTATTCCCAATTCGCTTGGCCGCCTGATCTGCGCGTTGAACCGCCTCTTCCCCGGCGTCGTCCGGCGAATCCTCGCGCGATACGGCTGA
- a CDS encoding DUF1559 domain-containing protein has protein sequence MIQGIAKPSDSRRGATLIETLVVLFIIAALLAILLPAVQRAREAAMNAVCKNNLHQLASAMAHLLEARKKLPDPPQPNAVSGWAIAILPFMEDRLLAAQLTGNPNVNQQSLLPIIGRRPRIMSCPFAWEGDSNVPSVPASHYAFLPQPPYSFLLGDVTLKSRIAWVQSPEVDLLSQPAGEGPHSGGYHIASSSGGVTFYPGN, from the coding sequence ATGATCCAGGGAATTGCAAAGCCGTCTGATTCGCGGCGAGGGGCCACGCTGATCGAAACCCTTGTCGTGCTATTCATTATTGCAGCGCTGCTCGCCATTCTACTGCCAGCGGTTCAACGAGCGCGAGAGGCGGCGATGAATGCCGTATGCAAGAACAACCTTCACCAACTCGCGTCGGCAATGGCGCACCTTTTGGAGGCGAGAAAGAAATTACCCGACCCTCCTCAGCCGAACGCCGTGAGCGGATGGGCGATCGCAATCCTGCCGTTTATGGAGGACAGATTGCTCGCTGCTCAATTGACAGGTAACCCGAACGTCAATCAGCAATCTCTCTTGCCGATTATTGGTCGCCGACCACGGATAATGAGCTGCCCATTTGCTTGGGAAGGAGACAGTAACGTCCCGTCCGTTCCAGCGAGCCATTACGCATTCTTGCCCCAACCGCCTTACTCGTTCCTTTTGGGCGACGTTACGCTCAAGTCCCGCATTGCTTGGGTGCAAAGTCCCGAAGTAGATTTATTGTCGCAACCTGCTGGCGAAGGACCGCATTCAGGAGGCTATCACATTGCGAGTAGTAGTGGCGGCGTTACGTTTTATCCAGGCAACTAG
- a CDS encoding AAA family ATPase → MKFDDLKIDGFGVWSGLELQELSAGLNVFYGPNEAGKTTLLQFARAMLYGFSPERRARYLPPVHGGRGSGSLGITSPAGRFRVSRIDRPNVPLGEVTVAAADGTIQGDPQLRDLLADVDESVFNNVFAVGLGEMQELGTLDGTAVARLLYDLSTGLDRVSLGEVMRELESSRMRLLSPDDRPSQIGELVAKRGKLRGELDELSTLTARHWRLAGDRDRLAQEIARAETEAAEAEREARVVELAASLEPKWQARAALDEQIAAVGPPSSLPPNALARMDRLKERLHGCRRMLKRIGRRWKEQRNQLASLQVNEPLWKQSPRILALAENESWIVAAEQQLRDAEAAVAKVEQRETGAGKSAASPGSSVAKLPAGVSHKAIAALRAPAADLRTKSRAAREAKQAVGQFHEQATDHHETVEKALLAAGQTDLPAALERAGNLTSQLRRRVQLDDRLDRMVRHRADLEEQSHELLERQILPGWILASLGGVFVLGVLLVVIGLFLPTKIFGSFGGTLAVLGILAFGAAAAAKWLLEKSAARQLDSCRKQLTMLEAQTKQAQQERDTLDEQLPKGGGNLTVRLQAAEADLAKLEDLMPHDAKRATAGQEAGSAEKRAAEARDELKAAHRRWQAALIAAGLPKNLAPKQIGQLIRHSSMTNDSQRRLREACDERDRRKRELAAFAARIEPLFVDAELLPDSASPVEQIRQLRRQAAEQEKLVARRDSIRRRLRKLRRGRKKYRLTLSRLKRRRSTLLHWAGVSDEAEFARRAAERGQVDQLHRRRNALDRELKDACAGVCADAELTGLLGGAARQQFPQHRADAAERLQTARRALNSLFEQRGQFNEQLRALADDHGIGRKQLELSVIEERLKEAVSRWQVLATTRMILESIKNDYERNRQPETLREASAYLARMTGGRYRRVWTPLGEDVLRVDDSTGHALPIEVLSRGTREQLFLSLRMALVGSYARRGASMPLVLDDVLVNFDMDRARAAAAVLRDFAADGHQLLVFTCHEHLAAMFKSLDVRVRRLPSNADLSELPEPHAELEAAPAEPPKRRRSRPKPEPVVAPVAIAPEPPRREAPPAALPIATEIVAREPIVPSVIVEPMKPPVRRPAVVLQHRADPAHKRIILGRIRRGWSAEEFEGELEDRVAGVFAADGHVAEEDLNGDTSDI, encoded by the coding sequence ATGAAATTCGACGATCTGAAGATTGACGGTTTCGGCGTGTGGAGCGGCCTCGAATTGCAGGAGCTTTCCGCCGGATTGAACGTGTTCTACGGTCCGAACGAGGCCGGCAAGACGACGCTGCTGCAGTTCGCGCGCGCGATGCTGTATGGATTCTCGCCCGAGCGACGAGCGCGGTATCTGCCGCCGGTGCACGGTGGCCGTGGCAGCGGCTCGCTCGGCATCACGAGTCCGGCAGGCCGGTTTCGCGTGAGCCGCATCGATCGCCCGAACGTGCCGTTGGGCGAGGTCACGGTCGCCGCCGCCGATGGCACGATCCAAGGCGATCCGCAGTTGCGAGACCTGCTGGCGGACGTGGACGAGAGCGTTTTCAATAATGTGTTTGCCGTCGGCCTTGGCGAAATGCAGGAACTTGGAACACTCGATGGAACGGCGGTCGCCCGACTGCTCTACGATCTTTCCACCGGCTTGGACCGCGTGTCGCTGGGCGAAGTGATGCGCGAACTCGAATCGTCGCGCATGCGGCTCCTTTCGCCCGACGATCGTCCGTCGCAAATCGGTGAGCTGGTGGCGAAGCGCGGCAAGCTGCGAGGCGAACTGGATGAACTCAGCACGTTGACGGCACGGCATTGGCGGTTGGCCGGCGATCGAGATCGTCTCGCGCAGGAGATTGCCCGCGCGGAAACCGAAGCCGCGGAAGCGGAGCGCGAAGCACGCGTCGTCGAGTTGGCCGCTTCGCTCGAGCCGAAGTGGCAGGCCCGCGCCGCGCTCGACGAGCAGATCGCCGCGGTGGGCCCGCCGAGTAGTTTGCCTCCGAATGCGCTGGCGCGGATGGATCGGCTGAAAGAACGGCTCCATGGCTGCCGCCGGATGTTGAAGCGGATCGGCCGCAGATGGAAGGAGCAGCGCAATCAGCTCGCTAGCCTCCAAGTCAACGAGCCCCTCTGGAAGCAATCTCCGCGGATTTTGGCCTTGGCGGAAAATGAGTCGTGGATCGTCGCCGCCGAGCAACAGCTACGCGACGCCGAGGCGGCCGTTGCGAAAGTCGAGCAACGGGAAACCGGGGCTGGCAAGAGCGCCGCTTCGCCGGGCTCGAGCGTCGCGAAACTGCCAGCAGGCGTTTCCCATAAAGCGATTGCCGCGCTGCGCGCCCCGGCCGCCGATCTGCGGACCAAAAGCCGTGCGGCGCGCGAAGCCAAGCAGGCGGTCGGTCAATTCCATGAGCAGGCGACCGATCACCATGAGACCGTGGAAAAAGCGTTGCTCGCGGCCGGCCAGACCGATTTGCCCGCCGCGCTCGAAAGGGCGGGCAATCTGACCTCGCAGCTCCGCCGCCGCGTGCAACTCGACGACCGCCTGGATCGCATGGTTCGGCATCGGGCCGACTTGGAAGAGCAGAGCCACGAGCTGCTCGAACGGCAGATTCTGCCGGGGTGGATTCTGGCCAGCCTCGGTGGCGTGTTCGTGCTGGGCGTGCTGCTGGTGGTGATCGGACTGTTCTTGCCGACGAAAATCTTCGGCTCGTTCGGCGGGACCCTCGCCGTGCTGGGCATTCTCGCTTTCGGGGCGGCCGCAGCCGCGAAGTGGCTCTTGGAAAAATCGGCGGCGCGGCAGCTCGACTCGTGCCGCAAGCAGCTTACGATGCTCGAAGCCCAAACCAAGCAAGCTCAGCAAGAGCGCGACACGCTCGACGAGCAATTGCCCAAAGGGGGCGGCAATCTCACGGTGCGCCTCCAAGCGGCCGAAGCCGATCTGGCAAAGCTCGAAGACCTGATGCCGCACGACGCCAAACGCGCCACCGCTGGGCAAGAGGCCGGCTCCGCCGAAAAGCGGGCGGCCGAAGCTCGCGATGAACTCAAGGCGGCCCACCGCCGCTGGCAAGCGGCACTGATTGCCGCCGGCTTGCCGAAGAATCTCGCACCCAAACAGATTGGCCAACTCATTCGCCATAGCTCGATGACAAACGATTCCCAGCGCCGGTTGCGCGAAGCGTGCGACGAGCGCGATCGCCGGAAGCGCGAGCTGGCTGCCTTCGCCGCGCGAATCGAGCCGCTGTTTGTTGACGCGGAGTTGTTGCCCGACAGTGCATCACCCGTCGAGCAGATTCGTCAACTGCGGCGCCAGGCAGCGGAACAGGAGAAGCTGGTCGCGCGCCGCGATTCGATCCGCCGGCGACTTCGCAAGCTGCGGCGAGGGCGGAAGAAATACCGGCTGACACTCAGTCGCCTCAAGCGGCGGCGCTCGACGCTCTTGCATTGGGCGGGAGTTAGCGACGAAGCGGAATTTGCCCGCCGCGCCGCCGAACGCGGCCAAGTCGACCAATTGCACCGCCGCCGCAACGCTCTCGACCGGGAGTTGAAGGATGCCTGCGCGGGCGTTTGCGCCGACGCGGAGTTGACCGGCTTGCTTGGCGGCGCCGCTCGGCAGCAGTTTCCCCAGCATCGCGCGGACGCCGCCGAGCGCTTGCAAACGGCTCGCCGTGCACTGAACAGCCTCTTCGAGCAACGCGGCCAGTTTAATGAGCAGTTGCGGGCGCTCGCGGACGATCACGGCATCGGCCGCAAACAGTTGGAGTTGAGCGTGATTGAAGAGCGATTGAAAGAGGCTGTATCGCGGTGGCAGGTGCTCGCCACGACACGAATGATATTGGAATCCATCAAGAACGATTACGAGCGAAACCGTCAGCCCGAGACGCTCCGCGAGGCCTCCGCCTATTTGGCCCGGATGACCGGGGGGCGGTATCGCCGCGTCTGGACGCCGTTGGGCGAAGACGTGCTGCGGGTGGATGATTCGACGGGCCACGCCTTGCCGATCGAAGTGCTCAGCCGCGGCACGCGCGAGCAGTTGTTCTTGAGCCTGCGGATGGCGTTGGTCGGCTCGTATGCCCGCCGCGGGGCTTCGATGCCGCTGGTGCTCGACGACGTGCTGGTGAATTTCGACATGGACCGGGCGCGGGCGGCGGCCGCCGTGCTCCGCGACTTCGCCGCCGATGGGCATCAGCTCCTCGTCTTCACTTGCCACGAGCATTTGGCCGCGATGTTCAAATCGCTCGACGTTCGCGTGCGCCGCTTGCCGAGCAATGCCGATCTTTCGGAGTTGCCGGAGCCGCACGCGGAGTTGGAAGCCGCGCCGGCGGAACCGCCGAAGCGACGGCGGTCCCGGCCCAAGCCGGAACCCGTCGTTGCACCCGTTGCGATCGCACCGGAGCCACCGCGGCGCGAGGCGCCGCCGGCCGCTCTGCCGATCGCCACGGAGATCGTCGCCCGTGAGCCGATTGTTCCGAGCGTGATCGTCGAGCCGATGAAACCTCCCGTGCGACGGCCGGCGGTCGTTCTCCAACATCGGGCCGATCCGGCGCATAAGCGGATCATCTTGGGCCGCATTCGCCGCGGCTGGTCGGCCGAGGAATTCGAGGGCGAACTCGAAGACCGCGTCGCCGGCGTCTTCGCGGCCGACGGGCACGTCGCCGAGGAAGACCTCAACGGCGACACTTCGGACATTTGA
- a CDS encoding NPCBM/NEW2 domain-containing protein, which produces MPKFAVVFCLAVSFGATMLAASSILAEDMHYTAVFTDGNRITGGHLTDWANSNQPRLNGKPLFDQSNQIRWLKKETPEQATQPAAFVEMFGGDCLPGRVSGCGSNSTLEEGELPAHLIVEPTIPLTFLDGMQPSSSVRVLTRWLRRIVWERRSSDQYEPATLFFKDGRQLSFRAIRFNATGVSVLTESERREVRFADLAELHMPRLDWWDAYFEQVALLTPDCKERLTRLETLDGLKVTASADRVQPMFWGDPNNPESWLPCVQPAWSLDPLWVRYPRVLTRRFFGPHQVPLSLVEPSDIKLRSALAAGWRPQIDRNVQGGPLQSGGQEAGWGLGMHAYTEMHFPLPACVQSFRSRVGLDQVVGKGGCARAIVYANQAEGEPLFRSKHLIGSDETVDTGTLPVGGSAGAELILVAHPAHADRPEGADPFDIRDVVDWLEPQVNLDLGSLRTEVHDRLDRLLPGWDGWTVAGGGKEKMTWLSRWDGANPYDRRFHFEFRPQDASLTLTRNLQLESDQNWLLFYASRNPDGGQTSPTQMIVRIDGKQVGDFDVPARWGPTTPLAVPVDRFHNRPIALEVRFVSRGDKSFVDWRSMAIVDKLPSLAEVFEDAPQPPIQLKSSDGPNTGDGRSSVVPLDRFSGDTSIKVAGEKTQVTLTNLSLPIRENPRFGEYRYICFAWRKKGGSQIAVDLDSVLGADLGPQREDRTQLLKQIKRLNNSLAQGRKQLDALQALQKEHTLSPAQAGTLQNLEQREQSGHVDLQQLELDLAGGANAARGGTTMHSRYFAGNPPQTPPELRAIRLADRAPEQWTLVVRDLYQDFGGGELNGITLASPDGDYALFDHIYLARTQQDFERCPRQAPPISVGN; this is translated from the coding sequence ATGCCTAAGTTCGCTGTAGTCTTTTGCCTAGCGGTCAGCTTTGGCGCGACGATGCTGGCAGCCAGTTCGATCTTGGCGGAAGACATGCACTATACGGCCGTCTTCACCGACGGCAACCGGATCACGGGTGGGCATCTAACCGACTGGGCGAACAGCAATCAGCCGCGGCTCAACGGCAAGCCGCTGTTCGATCAATCCAATCAAATCCGCTGGCTCAAGAAGGAGACACCTGAGCAGGCGACGCAGCCGGCCGCGTTTGTCGAAATGTTCGGCGGCGATTGCCTGCCGGGGCGGGTGAGCGGCTGCGGCAGCAACTCGACGCTCGAAGAAGGGGAGTTGCCGGCGCATCTGATCGTCGAGCCGACGATTCCTTTGACGTTCCTCGATGGCATGCAGCCATCGTCGAGTGTGCGCGTGCTAACCCGATGGTTGCGCCGGATCGTCTGGGAGCGGCGATCGAGCGACCAATACGAGCCGGCCACGCTCTTCTTCAAGGATGGCCGGCAGCTTTCGTTTCGCGCCATCCGGTTCAATGCCACGGGTGTCTCGGTGCTGACGGAGAGCGAGCGGCGCGAAGTGCGCTTCGCCGATCTGGCCGAATTGCACATGCCGCGGCTGGATTGGTGGGACGCCTATTTCGAACAAGTGGCGCTGCTCACGCCCGATTGCAAAGAACGCCTGACGAGATTGGAAACGCTCGACGGGCTGAAGGTCACTGCGTCGGCCGACCGCGTTCAGCCGATGTTTTGGGGCGATCCAAACAATCCCGAAAGCTGGCTCCCCTGCGTGCAACCGGCCTGGTCGCTCGATCCGCTTTGGGTTCGCTATCCGCGGGTGCTGACGCGGCGATTCTTCGGGCCGCATCAGGTGCCGCTGTCGCTCGTCGAACCGAGCGACATCAAATTGCGATCGGCCCTAGCAGCCGGCTGGCGGCCGCAGATCGATCGAAACGTGCAGGGAGGCCCACTGCAAAGTGGCGGGCAAGAAGCGGGTTGGGGTTTGGGGATGCACGCCTACACGGAGATGCACTTCCCATTGCCGGCATGCGTCCAATCATTCCGGAGCCGCGTCGGCTTGGATCAGGTCGTCGGCAAGGGAGGCTGCGCGCGAGCGATCGTTTACGCCAACCAGGCAGAGGGCGAGCCGCTATTTCGCAGCAAACACTTGATCGGCTCCGACGAGACGGTCGACACGGGCACGTTGCCGGTGGGCGGGTCGGCCGGAGCGGAGTTGATCCTGGTCGCACATCCGGCCCACGCCGACCGTCCCGAGGGGGCCGATCCATTCGACATTCGCGACGTGGTCGATTGGCTCGAGCCGCAGGTGAATCTCGATCTCGGCTCGCTCCGCACGGAGGTTCACGACCGCTTGGATCGCTTGCTGCCGGGCTGGGACGGGTGGACTGTTGCCGGCGGCGGCAAGGAAAAGATGACCTGGCTCAGTCGCTGGGACGGCGCGAACCCTTACGATCGGCGATTTCACTTCGAGTTCCGTCCGCAAGACGCCTCGCTCACGCTCACCCGCAATCTGCAATTGGAATCCGATCAGAACTGGTTGCTGTTCTACGCCAGCCGCAATCCGGACGGCGGGCAAACCTCGCCCACCCAAATGATCGTCCGCATCGACGGAAAGCAAGTCGGCGATTTCGACGTGCCGGCCCGCTGGGGACCGACCACGCCGCTGGCCGTGCCGGTCGATCGATTCCACAACCGTCCCATTGCGCTGGAGGTGCGATTTGTTTCGCGAGGAGACAAATCATTCGTGGATTGGCGGTCGATGGCGATCGTCGATAAGCTGCCGAGCCTGGCGGAAGTGTTCGAAGATGCGCCCCAGCCGCCGATTCAATTGAAATCGAGCGACGGGCCGAATACGGGCGACGGACGCAGCAGCGTCGTCCCGCTCGACCGTTTCTCCGGCGACACCAGCATCAAGGTCGCCGGCGAAAAAACGCAGGTCACGCTGACGAACCTGAGTCTACCGATCCGCGAAAACCCGCGATTCGGCGAATACCGCTATATCTGCTTCGCCTGGCGAAAGAAGGGCGGGTCGCAGATTGCCGTGGATCTGGATTCTGTTCTCGGCGCCGATCTCGGCCCGCAGCGCGAAGACCGCACGCAGCTATTGAAGCAGATCAAGCGATTGAACAATTCGTTGGCACAGGGACGGAAGCAGCTCGACGCATTGCAAGCGCTGCAAAAGGAGCATACGCTCTCGCCGGCGCAAGCCGGAACGCTTCAGAACTTGGAGCAGCGCGAGCAATCGGGTCACGTCGATCTTCAGCAACTCGAGCTGGACTTGGCCGGCGGCGCGAATGCCGCGCGCGGCGGCACGACCATGCACTCGCGGTATTTCGCCGGCAATCCGCCGCAGACGCCGCCCGAGCTGCGCGCCATCCGCCTGGCAGATCGCGCGCCGGAGCAATGGACGCTGGTCGTTCGCGATCTCTATCAGGACTTCGGCGGCGGCGAGCTGAATGGCATCACTCTCGCCAGTCCCGACGGCGACTACGCGCTTTTCGACCACATCTATCTCGCGCGAACTCAGCAAGATTTCGAGCGTTGCCCGCGGCAAGCCCCACCAATTTCGGTCGGCAACTAA
- a CDS encoding inositol monophosphatase family protein codes for MPDFLAICEQAARAGGAVLLEWADRFSVREKAPSDLVTEADIASQEVVRSILLTAFPDHDFLSEEDPVLPAIAGQARDSARPAGQLNGRYRWIVDPLDGTTNYVHHVPEFAVSIALEQAGEVLVGCVFNPVAGECFTAVQGGGAFLNGRRLAVSQATELSHALVAASFPPKVEPGSRVLKDFAEVIVACQSVRRTGSAALNLCYVAAGRFDAYWARETKIWDVAAGSLLIREAGGLITGLDGAPFHLDRPQFISAATEHLHRQLRAIVG; via the coding sequence ATGCCCGATTTCCTAGCGATTTGCGAACAGGCGGCCCGAGCCGGAGGGGCCGTGCTGCTGGAATGGGCAGATCGGTTCAGCGTCCGCGAAAAGGCGCCGTCCGACCTGGTGACGGAGGCCGACATCGCTTCCCAGGAGGTCGTGCGCAGCATCCTCCTGACGGCGTTTCCCGACCACGATTTCTTGAGCGAGGAGGATCCAGTTCTACCGGCAATCGCCGGCCAAGCGCGCGATTCCGCCCGCCCAGCCGGCCAGTTGAACGGCCGTTACCGTTGGATTGTCGATCCGCTCGACGGAACGACCAATTACGTTCATCATGTGCCGGAGTTCGCGGTTTCCATCGCCTTGGAACAAGCTGGCGAAGTGCTGGTCGGCTGCGTATTCAATCCGGTGGCCGGGGAATGCTTCACCGCCGTCCAGGGCGGCGGGGCGTTTTTGAACGGTCGGCGATTGGCCGTGAGCCAAGCGACCGAATTGTCTCACGCGTTGGTCGCGGCCAGTTTTCCGCCCAAGGTCGAACCCGGCTCGCGCGTGCTGAAGGACTTCGCCGAGGTGATCGTCGCCTGCCAGTCGGTCCGCCGGACGGGATCGGCGGCCTTGAACCTCTGCTACGTCGCCGCCGGCCGATTCGACGCCTATTGGGCCCGCGAGACGAAGATTTGGGACGTCGCCGCCGGATCGCTCCTGATCCGAGAAGCCGGCGGCCTAATCACGGGCTTAGATGGCGCCCCTTTCCACCTCGATCGCCCGCAATTCATTAGCGCCGCGACCGAGCACCTTCACCGGCAATTGCGGGCGATCGTCGGCTGA
- a CDS encoding YhcH/YjgK/YiaL family protein, which yields MILDALAAAEPYFALHRGFSAAFAYLRSVSPGQLLEGRHELEGNRLFALVAHDSGRGRQAAKLEVHRKFIDIQCCLSGQESIGWRPLADCAAPEAPFDSTRDIQFFADRPESWLDLHPGRFAIFYPSDAHAPLAGDGEVLKVVVKVAVDWAL from the coding sequence ATGATTCTCGACGCACTGGCCGCCGCCGAGCCGTATTTCGCGCTGCATCGCGGTTTTTCGGCCGCCTTCGCGTACTTGCGGTCCGTCTCGCCGGGCCAGCTTCTTGAAGGACGGCACGAGTTGGAAGGCAACCGACTCTTTGCCCTCGTCGCCCACGACTCCGGACGCGGGCGGCAAGCGGCGAAGCTCGAGGTTCACCGGAAATTCATCGACATTCAATGCTGCCTCTCGGGACAGGAATCGATCGGCTGGCGGCCGTTGGCCGACTGCGCCGCGCCGGAAGCGCCGTTCGACTCGACCCGCGACATACAGTTCTTTGCGGACCGGCCCGAGAGTTGGCTCGATCTGCATCCTGGCCGGTTCGCCATCTTCTATCCGAGCGACGCGCACGCGCCGCTGGCGGGCGACGGGGAGGTGTTGAAGGTGGTCGTCAAGGTGGCTGTGGATTGGGCGCTTTGA
- a CDS encoding endonuclease/exonuclease/phosphatase family protein, giving the protein MRVLSYNMHKGIGGRDRRYRLDRIIDVIETENPDLVCLQEVDRHVRRSGFDDQPRLLAEYFKSAAVLYQPNVHLRRGAYGNLILSRWPLTSKHQISLRLKAKKPRGAQLAVVQTPEGPLHLVNLHLGLAERERHWQIGHLLGHHLFRESAALPTILVGDYNDWRNTLPRAALGHLGFAHMTAPASRFRSFPAYLPLGSLDKMFVRGTVFVRHVRIIHSWLARRASDHLPLVVDFHLDSALAGP; this is encoded by the coding sequence ATGCGAGTGCTGAGCTACAACATGCACAAAGGGATCGGCGGCCGGGATCGCCGCTATCGGCTCGATCGGATTATCGACGTGATCGAGACGGAGAATCCGGATTTAGTTTGTCTGCAAGAAGTCGATCGCCACGTGCGGCGGTCGGGGTTCGACGATCAGCCGCGGCTGTTGGCCGAGTATTTCAAGTCGGCCGCCGTCCTCTATCAGCCGAACGTGCATCTGCGCCGCGGCGCGTACGGCAATCTAATCTTGTCGCGCTGGCCGCTAACGAGCAAGCATCAGATTTCCCTGCGGCTGAAGGCGAAGAAGCCCCGCGGGGCGCAGTTGGCCGTCGTCCAAACTCCCGAGGGCCCGCTGCATTTGGTCAACCTGCACCTCGGGCTGGCGGAGCGAGAACGGCATTGGCAGATCGGGCATTTGCTGGGGCATCATCTGTTCCGCGAGTCGGCCGCGTTGCCGACGATCCTGGTCGGTGATTACAACGATTGGCGGAATACGCTGCCGCGCGCGGCTCTCGGGCATTTGGGTTTCGCGCACATGACGGCGCCGGCCTCGCGGTTCCGCTCGTTTCCTGCTTATTTACCATTGGGATCGCTCGACAAAATGTTCGTTCGCGGCACGGTTTTTGTTCGCCACGTGCGCATCATTCACTCGTGGCTCGCGCGGCGAGCGTCGGACCATCTGCCGCTGGTTGTCGACTTTCACCTGGATTCCGCGCTGGCAGGGCCGTAG
- a CDS encoding N-acetyltransferase, which produces MGLTYFKRFRMEIDLAGRDFSNAALPPDFSFVRWDESLLETHAETKYSSFRFEIDANVFPCLGELPGCIRLMSEIAEKPGFLPAATWLVARTFPNGEPEYCGTIQGIIDRNGMGAVQNLGVVPEYRDQGLGRALMLKALQGFQSAGLRQVFLEVTSQNDGAIRLYRRMGFQKVRTIYKVVEVAYS; this is translated from the coding sequence ATGGGTCTGACCTATTTCAAACGCTTCCGGATGGAAATCGACTTGGCCGGTCGTGATTTCTCCAATGCGGCTCTGCCCCCAGACTTTTCCTTCGTTCGCTGGGACGAGTCGCTTCTGGAAACCCATGCTGAAACAAAGTATTCGAGCTTCCGTTTCGAGATCGATGCCAATGTATTTCCCTGCCTGGGAGAACTGCCCGGCTGCATTCGGCTGATGAGCGAGATTGCCGAAAAACCTGGGTTTTTGCCCGCCGCGACTTGGCTGGTGGCCCGCACCTTCCCCAATGGCGAACCGGAGTATTGTGGAACGATCCAAGGGATCATCGATCGCAACGGGATGGGGGCCGTGCAGAATCTAGGGGTCGTGCCGGAGTACCGCGATCAGGGGCTGGGTCGAGCGCTGATGCTCAAGGCTTTGCAAGGTTTTCAAAGCGCCGGGCTGCGACAGGTGTTTCTTGAGGTGACATCGCAAAACGACGGGGCGATCCGCCTCTATCGGCGGATGGGGTTTCAGAAAGTCCGCACCATCTATAAGGTAGTGGAGGTTGCGTACTCCTGA